A genomic segment from Streptomyces sp. NBC_01233 encodes:
- a CDS encoding GYD domain-containing protein, translating into MTLYLSRFSYTPETWARLIGHPEDRAKAAQSYIESVGGKLHGFWYAFGTHDGYNLWEAPDNVSMAAVALAISGGGALSSFETTVLLSVDETLDALRRAEQIQYRAPGE; encoded by the coding sequence ATGACGCTCTATCTATCGAGGTTCAGCTACACGCCGGAGACCTGGGCGAGGCTGATCGGCCACCCCGAGGACCGCGCAAAGGCCGCTCAGTCGTACATCGAATCCGTCGGTGGAAAGCTCCACGGCTTCTGGTACGCCTTCGGCACGCACGACGGCTATAACCTCTGGGAAGCTCCGGACAACGTGTCCATGGCCGCGGTTGCGCTGGCGATCAGCGGAGGTGGCGCGCTCAGCTCCTTTGAGACGACCGTTCTCCTGAGCGTCGATGAAACGCTGGATGCGCTGCGCAGGGCGGAGCAAATCCAGTATCGGGCTCCTGGCGAGTAG